One Nocardia iowensis DNA window includes the following coding sequences:
- a CDS encoding PLP-dependent cysteine synthase family protein: MNKIVFDKPREIAAALAAAPGAARHLRALVGNTPVLWVGAPLAAAGRGFWAKLEGFNPGGMKDRPALHMVRRAEERGELAPGARIVESTSGTLGLGLALAGIVYGHPVTVVTDPGLEPIVARMLAAYGAQVDVVAQAHPTGGWQQARRERVIELLGSEPGAWCPDQYSNPDNVEGYQSLALELVEQLGGIDVLVCAVGTGGHSSGVARVLRRFNPDLTLIGVDTVASTIFGQPAGPRLMRGLGSSIYPANVDYAAFDEVHWVAPAEAVWACRTLAATHHASGGWSVGAVALVAGWAARTYDADTRIAAVFPDGPQRYFDTVYNDAYCAEHSLLDSDPPLAPALVARPDEQMIRSWTRCRTVINPREAGAVREVAL; this comes from the coding sequence ATGAACAAGATCGTGTTCGACAAGCCGAGGGAAATAGCAGCGGCACTCGCTGCCGCGCCGGGGGCTGCCCGGCACCTGCGTGCGCTGGTCGGAAATACCCCGGTGCTCTGGGTCGGCGCGCCGTTGGCCGCCGCGGGCCGCGGTTTCTGGGCCAAGCTCGAAGGGTTCAATCCCGGTGGCATGAAGGATCGGCCCGCCCTGCACATGGTGCGCCGCGCCGAGGAACGCGGGGAGCTGGCTCCCGGCGCACGTATCGTCGAATCCACCAGTGGCACACTCGGTTTGGGTTTGGCGCTGGCCGGTATTGTGTACGGTCACCCGGTCACGGTGGTCACCGATCCGGGGCTAGAGCCGATCGTGGCTCGGATGCTGGCCGCCTATGGCGCCCAGGTGGACGTGGTCGCACAGGCGCATCCGACCGGCGGCTGGCAGCAGGCACGCCGGGAGCGGGTGATCGAACTGCTCGGCAGTGAACCGGGCGCGTGGTGCCCGGACCAATACAGCAATCCCGACAATGTCGAGGGCTACCAATCTTTGGCGCTCGAACTCGTGGAACAACTGGGCGGCATAGATGTCCTGGTGTGCGCGGTGGGCACCGGTGGGCACTCTTCCGGAGTGGCGCGGGTGCTGCGCCGGTTCAACCCGGACCTGACGCTGATCGGCGTGGACACGGTGGCCTCGACGATCTTCGGTCAACCGGCCGGTCCCCGGCTGATGCGTGGTCTCGGCTCGAGCATCTACCCGGCCAATGTCGACTACGCCGCGTTCGACGAGGTGCATTGGGTCGCGCCCGCCGAGGCGGTGTGGGCCTGCCGCACCCTGGCCGCGACCCATCACGCCAGCGGCGGCTGGAGTGTCGGGGCGGTGGCGCTGGTCGCGGGCTGGGCCGCCCGCACCTACGATGCCGACACCCGGATCGCGGCCGTGTTCCCGGACGGCCCGCAACGTTACTTCGACACCGTCTACAACGACGCCTACTGTGCCGAGCATTCGCTGCTCGACAGCGATCCGCCGCTGGCCCCCGCTCTCGTCGCGCGACCCGACGAGCAGATGATCCGTTCTTGGACTCGGTGCCGCACCGTCATCAATCCACGGGAAGCGGGCGCAGTGCGCGAGGTGGCGTTGTGA